In Verrucomicrobiia bacterium, a genomic segment contains:
- a CDS encoding M20/M25/M40 family metallo-hydrolase translates to MLHARILLLALITLALTFTTRAADHPDQAAAKTLLTAATTSTNAYARLAYLCDTFGPRFSGSTNLDHAIDWILAEMKRDGFSNIRGEPVTIPRWIRGNESLELVGPRRQSLPMLGLGGSIATKKEGLTAPVFVVKSFEELAQRKVEAIGKIVVFNVPYDDYHKTVAVRTKGAIEAGRAGALASLVRSITPVSLQTPHTGNMAYDDAVPKIPHAAITIEDAELLQRLQDRGEKPVVRLKMEATTLPDGLSRNVVAEIPGTEKPDEIVLVSGHIDSWDIGQGAQDDGGGCIAAWEAARLIMISGLKPRRTIRVVLWTNEENGVRGAKSYVAAHTNSLAKHVAAIESDSGIYKPTGFGLTGSEKAMTVLKGIAPLLEPVGATQMEFGCRGTDVLQLLVGGVPAMHLEVDRKPYFNYHHTAADTVDKVLPKDLNDCTAALAIMVWSLANSPEPLPR, encoded by the coding sequence ATGCTACACGCGCGCATTCTCCTCCTCGCCCTGATCACCCTCGCGCTCACATTTACCACCCGCGCCGCTGATCACCCCGATCAAGCCGCTGCGAAAACTCTCCTCACCGCCGCCACCACTTCCACCAACGCCTACGCCCGTCTCGCCTACCTGTGCGATACCTTCGGCCCCCGCTTCAGCGGCTCCACGAATCTCGATCACGCCATCGACTGGATTCTCGCCGAGATGAAGCGCGACGGCTTCTCCAACATCCGTGGCGAACCCGTCACCATTCCTCGTTGGATTCGTGGCAATGAATCATTGGAACTCGTCGGCCCGCGCCGCCAATCCCTGCCCATGCTCGGCCTCGGCGGCAGCATCGCCACCAAGAAAGAAGGCCTCACCGCCCCCGTCTTTGTTGTGAAGAGCTTTGAAGAACTCGCCCAACGCAAAGTCGAAGCCATCGGCAAAATCGTCGTCTTCAATGTCCCTTACGATGACTACCACAAGACCGTCGCCGTCCGCACGAAAGGCGCCATCGAAGCCGGACGCGCCGGAGCCCTCGCCAGCCTCGTCCGCTCAATCACTCCTGTTTCCCTCCAGACACCCCACACTGGCAACATGGCCTACGATGATGCCGTGCCGAAGATCCCTCACGCCGCCATCACCATTGAAGACGCCGAACTGCTCCAGCGCCTCCAAGACCGCGGCGAGAAACCCGTCGTGCGCCTGAAGATGGAAGCCACCACGCTCCCCGATGGCCTGTCCCGCAACGTCGTCGCCGAGATTCCCGGCACAGAGAAGCCAGATGAGATCGTCCTCGTCAGCGGCCACATCGATTCGTGGGACATCGGCCAAGGTGCACAAGACGATGGCGGTGGTTGCATCGCCGCGTGGGAAGCCGCCCGCCTCATCATGATATCCGGCCTCAAACCCCGCCGCACCATCCGCGTCGTCCTTTGGACCAATGAAGAAAACGGCGTGCGCGGTGCTAAATCCTACGTCGCCGCTCACACCAACTCCCTCGCCAAACACGTCGCCGCCATCGAAAGCGACAGCGGCATTTACAAGCCCACCGGCTTCGGCCTCACCGGCAGTGAGAAAGCCATGACCGTATTAAAAGGCATCGCCCCCTTGCTCGAACCCGTTGGCGCAACTCAGATGGAATTCGGCTGCCGCGGCACCGATGTCCTCCAACTCCTCGTCGGCGGCGTCCCTGCCATGCACCTCGAAGTCGATCGCAAACCCTACTTCAACTACCACCACACCGCCGCCGACACCGTTGACAAAGTATTGCCCAAAGACCTAAACGACTGCACCGCCGCCCTCGCCATCATGGTCTGGTCCCTCGCCAATTCACCTGAACCTCTCCCCCGCTAA